Within the Megalops cyprinoides isolate fMegCyp1 chromosome 10, fMegCyp1.pri, whole genome shotgun sequence genome, the region CCAGTGACACCTTTACTGTAACCTTCTGTTAGACAAACACAGTATGTAATAATGAGCTCAGAGCAGATAGGAGTTAAACAATCTTAAATGCAAATCACAGTTTAATCAATCCTAATGAAGAGAACTCAGCTGTAAAAGAAAGCCAGCACAGTGGACCCCCAGGACCAGACTGAACACATGCTGGTATAATTTCACATATATACGTACAGTGTGTGCAACTGAATtgatatattgagaatatattataaattttaatataatatcaAACATATGCATGGTGGAAATGCCAGTAACCAATATATTTCTCATAATGGCAAAGATTTCCGTAAAGTATATTCCCTGTATTTagatattttgtatttttatcaaCGCCAATTACGGCTGCTAATGCAGCGTATATTGATATTTCTATGTTTCACATAAACTCACCGGAAACTGTGAGGCGAACATGTCCGTCTACGTTCTTCTCTCCAACGGGTGCTGCGAGATGGCATAAGTACTTCCCGGCATCCTGAGCTGTCACATTGGGAAGGAGGAGGTCCAGCGAGTCGTCCGACAGCAGTTCTGCGGGACGCTCAAAGCCACTGTATATCCGGACAATGCTGTTGTTCGTCAGTCTCTTACTCAGCACTCCTCGCTTATACGGCGACTCCTCACTGACCTAAAGGACCCAAAGATACCATTAATTGCAGATGAATGAGAAAATGCCAGAGGCGATGAATCTAGAGAATATAGATAGACCAATACTACGATACCCAAACAAGAAACATTAAAAACGGTAAGCAAAAGAGGCCAGATATGTTAACAGAAGTAACACTGTCTCACTTTAGATAAATTTCGTCACACAATAATCACAATACTCAAATTGGCAACccagttttaaataaaacatgagatGACGAGAACACACCCGCTTTACGGTTTTCTAATCTTTTAATGAGGCAAACAACTTTTGTCAGGGTAATCCTAAACACTTACCCGGTACCACATCACAGCCCTGTACAGAACTCCTGGTTTTGGTGTAGCTTCGCATTTCAGAACCGAATCCTCTCCACACCTGGACAGCATTTCTCGGGATGTACTGTCAGCATCGCTAAAAGAGACTGCAAATGGACAAAATTCAGTGAATGTATTCGTAGATAATGAAGTACAATAACACACATCAATCTGGTGCAATGTTCTTCGCTTAAGTTAGCCTACAAATGAAATGGTTATATTACGGTTCTTACCGCATGCAATAAGGACGACAACCAGTAACATCATCTTTGCCAACGTGCTTATGTGAGGTCCCTGCAACATTTCAGTAATTTGTAGttgtgaaaaagaaagtaaGAACTTTCTCTGACGACACGATGACGTAGCCTATGGGTAATTCCGAATTGCCAGACTCTGCAGGGACTATACTTTCGCATTGATACAGgctaacaaaaaagaaatgtatgtagTATTAATATTGGCATTTTTGATCGGAGGTAAGTAATTAGCCCAATAATCGCGAGTCGACACACCATTGTCTTGGAAAATACCTTTATCGACAGCTTTCATTAAATTACCTTAGTAAACATTGTGGGTCATTGCAAGATGCTTGTCTTAATTGAATTGAGATGGTAAACCAACGATGATGTTTGATAAAAGACAGACTGCTCTTCTTCATTTTGTAGATGTTGTAAGTTTATGAGGATGTTTAAAGAAATGTTGTCGATTCTACGAAGTGCCCTAAAGTCAATCGGCGATTAGTTGtgacttgtttatttatttatcttgcAAACCGGACTCGTTTCTTATGTCGCTAGTTAGCTAGGTCCCCGCGCGTGGAAATACGGTAGTCTGCTGTACCGTTTAGCAAGTCCATCCAGACCAGTAACTTAAAAGCGTCTTTTCAAGTATATCCTATCATTAGAacataaacacactgctgtcaaaTCAAGGAACTGCGATTAGAAAGTAGATAGTCTGCCCACGTGTAGCCCACGTTTATTCCATGGTGCTGTCACGTATTATGTGTGGCGGAGTGGTCGGGTTTCGTCTTCGCTTTCAATATCCTCTAATCACATATTTCGTTAAAATCAAGATTATCgtctgtttttttcatctgaCTTTTAGCAGGTTTATAAGGCATTACGCTGTCTGTACGGAGACATATTTAATCAAACAGTGTGTTGACATTTGAAGGCCTGTAAGAGAAAGTCCCCGAGGGAAAGTACCCCGGTTGATGGGAATTCCCTACCATAGGCTGTTGATCAGTGGAATTTTTCATGATCTCCCATCTCATAATAGGCCTACTACAGGAGCCAAATTGGCACAGTGTAGATTAGctatgtttgcgtgtgtgctgtgtaaattTCAACAACAAACCAAAAGCAGTTATTTGCATGTAGAATACTTTAATTGGTCtttaaacattgtttaaaaacatagTTCTTCTCATCTCTTTTCTTAGCTTTCTGTCCCCCGGTACCGGAGAAATCCGAGTACTATAGATGTCCGGAACAGAAGCAGATATTTGACATCGTTTACGTGCACAAACACTTCAACATATCTGAGTGCGAGCAAATTTGGAATTTGGCAGAAAAAGTAAGTCTGTCCTACCTCTGAACATTAAGTAATTGGCCACTGAACCTTACGTTAAAGATACAGAAATAATAGAAATTGGGTTAAAACTCTGTCATGGGAAATTATATCTGAGGCGAACTCCTGCCCTGTCTCATGCAGCCTATAGCAGATTTTCACAACAATCAGTGCAGTGCTCCTTGTGTGCGGGTTTCCCCTGGAGAGATCCGTCTAAGACAATGCGTCAAGGTTACCCTCAATCTATTCTGCAACCTCGGAGTAAGTTGCGGTATTGAGTTCTTGATTCAACATATTTACTGTAtctgt harbors:
- the LOC118785130 gene encoding CD83 antigen-like, with translation MMLLVVVLIACVSFSDADSTSREMLSRCGEDSVLKCEATPKPGVLYRAVMWYRVSEESPYKRGVLSKRLTNNSIVRIYSGFERPAELLSDDSLDLLLPNVTAQDAGKYLCHLAAPVGEKNVDGHVRLTVSGCTEEALYKDVVFDMIVCMALVLALAACFLCWRYMRDISILRSKIKGPLEQIVKTPLQKKNLKLIYTPGSNGLGPCSYHHVCV